The genomic DNA AGTGTGAGGAGATCCTCCTCCTCTATGTTAGGATCTTCATTGTTATCAGCTTCCTCTTGGGACAGAGAAGTAGTAGGCGAGGGATGAGGGGACACAGATGCCACTCCACTTTTTTCTGTACTAGTTGTGGGAGGGAGAGTGGTGCTGATTTGGGAAATAGAAGGTTTGGTTTGGTTCTCATGTGTTAAAGTATTCATACTTGTAGCAGAAACATCTTGCTTGAGTACAGTCTGGTTCAGCCAATCAGTTTGTGATCCAgctaaaataagtgaataaagtaCATTAAACTGAAACCTCTAAATTTTTCTCCACCAAGCTAGAAGCATATACACCTAAATTTTTCACTAAGCTAGGATCAGCCACCTCTTTTTCTGTTCTGGGGATGAGGTGGAGTCCAGGCAAGGATTGCTGAGGTCCAACCtctgtgaaatgaaaataagGGGGTACAAGCTCTGTGTGGACTTTCCCACTGTGACCTAAAGTCAGACCCCTCtctattctctcttctttttcttacgATGGCAGGTTATGTAACGCAGTAGGTCTCTAATGCTGCTTAAGTTGTTACTGTCTGGAAAGGCCACTGGTATCTGGtagataattcattttttatttctttttttttttcattttttattcaattttaaattCAACACCCAAAATTCAGATGTGCATGTAATGCTGTCAACAATTATACTGTATTTTCCTAGTCCCTTCACCCTCCTATTCCCTTAGGAGACCATTCACATTTTCCTCTGTACTCAAACTTCCAACACCTGTTGTCCTCATTTTCAATGCTATCACCACTTCCTAAATCCTCTGAGAAAAATGAAGCCATCAAAAGAGAACTTCCATGAACAACCAGAAATCTAGACTCATAAATCCAACTGTCTACCTGATATCCTCCTTAATGTCTGTCATTCAAATCAACATGTtcaaaattaattcttattttggcTTCCAGGAAGGTGGAATAGATCTATTTTTCCCTATTCTTCCCactaaaaacaactaaaaaccCTACCTATGACTTATAAAATAACGTAAGAAGGCTTTCTGAAAGGTGGAGAGGATAAGGCAGAGTGGTTAGAGACCTCAGGACCTAAAAAACAACCCAGTGGTGacttttctggattttctatttaCTTCATGTATTCCAGTCGTGGAGCTGAAGAAGCCAGCAGCAACCTGGAAACACCCAGGGGTATGGACAAAAAGAGCCAGCAAAAAAGCCTGCTCTCTCTTGCCAGAAGATGAGGAGAGAGGCATCCTAGCTAGAAAGAAAACTTTTAGACAGCAAATGCTCTACTCCGAGCAAACAGAAAAAACTATAGTTCCAATCACACCTACACGAGCAAAGGCTGGGGGGGGAGTGCAGATTTCCACCCTCAACAAGCTATAACGAGGTACTTCCTCTCCACAATAGGATGGTGTCAGAGAAGCCCTAGTGGAGAGTCAAGACTTTAGTCATGGCCCAGCAGTAATGAGGCCGCTCCCACCATTGTGTCAGTGAAGACCATGAGGGGAGCCAAAACTCCTACCCCTGCCCAGAACTAAcagaaccaccaccaccacccttcgAGAGTCAACACAAATCAAGTGGAAACACTAGATTTCTATCTTCTCCTGGTGGTAATGTGCAGcaacccccacctcctccaccacaGCAACTCATAAAAAGCCAACTAAAAGTGAACAAACTGCTGCAACTTACCCCATATGAAATACATAATTTGAATAGCCCCGTAACTATTCAGAAAAttgaatcttaattttaaaattcccaaaaaataaatctccaggcccagatggtttccCTGAAGAATTCTACCAAAAGTTTAatgaagaattaacaccaattctacacaatctcTTACACAAAACTGAAGGCAGGGAACACTTTACGATTCATTTTATAAAGCTAATATTATTATCCTCATACCAAAGCCAAAGATAATACAGGAAAAGGAAACTACAGACTGATATCTTTCATGAACCCAGATgcaaaaaattcttaacaaaatattagcaaagagaAATCAGCAATAAGTAAATAGAATGAATTCTATGATCAGTGaggtttattccagggatgcaagacttgctcaatattcaaaaatcaatgcAATCCACCATATTAACAAGCTAAATGAACCTCAACCTAAGTCTCACaccttttacaaaaattaactaaaaatggatcacaaatttaaatgtaaaatgtaaaacaataaagATTTTAGAAAAAGGCACAAGACAAAATCTTCAGAATCTAGGGCTAGGCAACAAATTCTTAGAcctgacatcaaaaacacaatacacaaaagaaaaattcataAATTGGATTCCATCAAAATTTTATAACTCTGTTCAATTAAAGACCTTCCtgtgaggatgaaaagacaaactacaaaGTGGGAGAAATATCTGTAAGCCCCATACCTAACAAAAGACTAgtatctagaatacataaagaacactgaaaactcaaaagtgaaaaagcaaacaatctaattagaacataggcaaaacacagAGACATTTCACCACAAAGTATatacagatggtaaataagcacatgTAAAGATGTTAACCATTAGGGAAAAGCAACTTAAAACCtcaatgagatatcactgcacacctatcagaatggctaaaataaaaataatgaaaacaccaAATATTGGCAGGGACGCAGAGAAACAAGATCACTCATATGTTGCTGGTGGTGATGTAAAATAAGTCAACCATtccagaaaacagtttggcagtttcttaaaaattaaatgtgcaactcccatatgacccagcaattacagtcctgggcatttatcccagagaaatgaaaacttatgttcacagaAAAATCTGTACATAAATGTTTAGAACGGtcttattcataacagccaaaaactggaaatatacCAGATAtccttcaatgaatgaatggttaaacaaagtGTAGTACATCCATACCATAGAATATCACTCAGCATTAAAAAGGAGCAAGATACTGACACACgaaacaacttggatgaatctcccAAGAATTATGCTAGGTAAAAAAAGCTAATCCCAAAAAGTTGCACACCATATGATTCCATTGATATCATATTCACAAACTGAtgaaattacagaaataaaaaagacaagtgGTTGCAGGGATTTCAGGAGGAAGTAGGGATAAAAGGGAAGTGTGGGTGACTGTAAAAAAGCAACAGGAAAGGTCCTTATGGTGACGGAAATGCTCTGTATCTTGACTATCAAAGTCAGTATCTCAGTTGTGGTATTACTCTATAGTTTTGCAGGATGTTACCAATGGGAAAAACTGGGTAAAGAGCACACAATCTCTGTATTATTCCTTACAACTGCAAatgaatctacaattatttcagaattaaaagtttaaagaaatgcatttttactccccactccaaaaagaaaaaagaaacaaaacaaaacaaaacaaaaatgttctaTTTACAATCTCCTTTTCGGTTAATggcaactttatttttctgtcactCAAGCCAAAATCCTTCACATCATCATTTTAACACCCCACATCCAATGTTACTCTACCTTCAAGATACATGCAGAATTTGAAGAGTTTTCACTCTCCACCACTGCTGCCTAGTCCAAACCACCTTCATCTCACCTGGATTACTACAGTAGCCTTCTCAATAATCTGCTTGCTTCTACCCTAACCCCTAGTGTCCAAGGTCAACAAAACAGCCAGAGTCATCCTGTAAAAACTTAAGATGCTCTACTCTGCTTAAAACCATCTAGTAGTTCTCTATTTCTCTCAAAAGTGAAATTCAAAGACTTTACAAAGCCTATGAGAGCCTATATGATCTGGTCCCCATTATCTCAATGCTATTACCTCTCACTAATCTTACTAACTAATCCCCACTGCCAACTTAACAGACAGCAGGCATTCAgttaatatttactaaatatccaaaaaaaaaatttactaaataTCCTCTTGACCCAACTTTCATCACAAATCCTACACTGCTTCCCAAGTAGCATTTTTGCACCTACAACACCCTCTGAAAAGCCTTTCCCATAGTTCTCAGCCAGGTAAAACCCTACTTACTCTTCTAAGGCTACCTCCAATGTCACCCTATTTGTTGTAACTCCAATACCTACCATTAAGTAGGAGCAGAATTAATATTGTTCAAGGGGtgaaaactgggggggggggggggggggagcagtaTACCTCaatggtagagcatatgcttagccatgtgcaaagtcctgggttcaattcccagtacctccattacaaaaaaaatttaatttaatttaatttaaaagggaGTAAAAGCTTAGAAGTTACATACAAGAAAACAAACTAAGAATTCATCTGAAATGTTTAATGCAAATTAGATCAACCTCCTGGACCTCCACTCCTTCAAATCACAGAATTTGATCCATTCAGATATCAAGAGTATTCTGAACAAAGTGGTATCTTTGACTTTATGGATTTCATTGTTTGAgcttatatatatgtaaactttaGACTTCTAAATGTATGTTCCATTCCTATTCTTTCCTATTTTATACTACCTCTCTAGttaaaacttaacattttaaaaataaaaaattttaaatttaattctattctactggttctttcaaaaaaaaaactgccttaaAATAAACTATATCAATATTTCTCAAACAAGAATGCACAAGACCCTGAGAATTCATTCACATATTGGGGACTGCAAAACAtgccttaaaaattaaatacattacacattaaataaatttagGCCACAGCTGGGAGCAATACAATGACAAATGTAGTAAGTAGGCACTTTTGAAGTAACACGGCAAGACTTGGTCATAAAGTGATCCTGTGATCATAAAGCATCCTGTGATTCAAAATAAAgcttacattaatttttttaactttatcaaaacaaaaacataaaatttatgcAGTCTTACAGATTGCCAAGAATATACCCAAGCAATGAAATTTTAAGAACCCTAATAaggacaagtttttaaaaatctgatatgGTAACTTTCTAACTTTCTACACTTGGTTGAAGTATGGAAATCAATACATTCTAGCTagtctttaattttcttattacaAGAGTAAGTACTTTGAAATCATTCTACCATAAGGCATGCTTACTAAAAAGACGTTTATTACCCAAAGTTTTGCAAATGCTACACTGTACTGCAATGGAGCTAATTCCCTATTAAAAACAGATATGTTAGTTTTCATTTACCTTCAGTAGAGAACAATCTGAATTTAAAACTGatgcatacaaaaaaaaaaaagctgatgcatacaaaaacttaattaaaaaaaagattccctAAAATGTCCCAGGATAGTTGGAGCAATACTTATGGCCCCCtaacaaataaaaacagacacaagaGGACACCTTAACAGTCTACACTCCCTCTCGCTTACCCACTGATTACAAGATTTTCAATCATCTCTTAGGGGTAAAAGTTTTTCTCTGAAACCACACTTACCAACTATACATACGCCAAGCATTCCAGCaggaaatataaatgtttaaatgtcAGTGTTTCTTTAGATGATTAAATGACCAAAATAACCATGCTACTTTAGTACCTTAGGAACAGGAGTATCTCTATCAACCAGAGAAATCCTCATTATATTTTACTAGCAATAAAAGGGCCTTGGGAAAATGGACCACTGTTCTCCACAGACTCAGAAACACCTCTGGGAGGGTAGTCCAGTTCTCCGCCCTCAGTGCTGCTGGGGAAACCCAAGTAAGTCACCACAGCACTGTAGTAGAGGCATGTATGGCTAGACAGCCCCTGCTGCCAAGTAAGTCTACACTACTCTGTTCACACTGCTTTTCATCTGAACTCAAACAGATTTAGGGAGAAAAAGCAGGACCGTGTTTTGGCCTGAAGTAAAAAAGGGACTACTAAACAAGATATTGCTTAATCATTATAATTTCTTATCAGCGGATTTGTTCCCCCTAAGTATCAGGCTCTGGTTTACAGATTTCCTCATTTCTCAAGAAAGCCTTTAAATCTTCGTTCACAGTGTAATGTTTCTAAGGAAAGGAATACTTAAtcatgcagcattatttacaatagccaagacatggaaacaacctaagtgcccatggattaatgaatggataaaaaattgtggaatatatacacaatggaatatcattcagccacaaaaaagaatggaattggaatcctgccatttgcaaaaacatggatggaccttatgctaagtgagggcattatgttaagtgaaataagtcagatagagaaccacaaataccatataatttcacttgcatgtggaatctattaaaaaaatcaaaaagattcATACAGAATTGTgggtctgtgtgtatgtgtacatgtatgtgtggggtgggggggatgaagggaatcaaaaggtacaaacttcagttataaaatatatgttatgAAGATGTAAAGTACATGATGGTGACTATAGTAATAATACTGTATcacatacttgaaagttgctaacagagtaaaatttttttaattgaagtacagttataacatgccaatttctggtgtacagcataatgtcccagtcatgcataaacatacatatgttcattttcatattctttttcattaaaggttattacaagatattgaatatagttccatgtgctatatagaagaaattcaatttttatctatttataaatataacgGTTAATATctggaaatctcaaactcctaaatttatcccttcccaccccctttaccccggtaaccgtaagtttactatgtctgcgagtctgtttctgttttgcagatgagttcatcaATGTCCTAAGAGAGTAAACCTTAAAAGTTcacattataagaaaaaaatttttttgttaattatgtatagtgatggatggtaactagacttattgtggtgatctcAGTGTATACAAAAATCggatcattatgctgtacacttgaaactaatacgtCAATTGTATctccataaaatttttaaaataaatacttaaaatccTATAGATCCATTAAAATGAAGCAGGGTTGTCCAGTTAACCCAGGGTTAAAAAGGGGACCATGTTTACCAAGAATCTCCCTTGTCCCAGAACTCCTCGTCTTCTCCCAAGCCCTCAGAAGCACAACGCCCCAGTATTCTCTCTTTACCAAGCACCAGAACCTCCCAGTCCTCAGAGATGCCCCAGTACTCAAAGATCGCTCTTTCCCCTCCACTATACTTCTCCAAAATATTCCATCAGCTCAGTCCTGTCACTGCCCCCTACCCTTCTTGGTTTTTACCACTGATCTCACCCATCCTGGAGAGCCCCCACCTTCCCATGGCCCAGACAGACCTCTGGAGCCCGCTCCTGACTTTGGGACTCTCTCCAGACACCACACCTCCTAACCTCAGCCATCTCCTCAGCACCTGTCCGCTGTGCCCCTTCTTTGAGACCCTCCTAAATACCACctctgtaaagaaaaaaagttgttgCCTGACATGTCAGTTCTACAAGGATCAAGCCATTAGTCACTGCCGCTGCCCACTGACAGTGTGCCTGAGGGGAATTTAGGATGGAAAAAAACAGGATGAAGTATTCTGTGTTCTGGATATTCGAACCCTAGACAGTTAAGATGAATGTCTAAGGAATCGTTTCAATGACCcaagattcttgcatcttccacTACATAGAAAAGTACTTAAATCAtgaacttgagatgtctgttctttgtgattagtCACTTTTTGATGTTCGACTATTTCCAGCAAAAAAGTCATACATATCCAGACTCCTCCCTTACTTCTTACAACAATTTCTCAGAACTATGTCAGACGCTGTCTCCCCAGAGACAGTCCTCAGGAAGACACTGAATAAACTCAACTCACAGCTGTTACAGTTGTGCGGTTTGTTTTTTCAGTCGACACCTCCAAGGAATTTCGGAGACCGCATCACCTCCATTCTCCGTGGCAACCATTCTCCAAGACTCGCtagacaccaccaccaccactcctccctccccgcccATCTACACACTCCGCTCCCTGGGCCCCCGCAGCTCTCAACCTCACTTTTCAGGCCCCTCAGAGACCCCACCTCCATAGCCCCCTTCACAAACCCTACTCCCTCCTCGGGACCCGTAGAGACCTTGCCCCTCTAGACATCACCACCTGCTCGGGACACTCGGAAGCGCCCGTTCCCTGGCCGGGCCTATTTCGCGGCCGGCGGCCGGCGCCCGGGCCCTCCCCGTCTTcccgcgcccgccccgccgccgctCCCGCTTTACCACTGGACGTGGCGGCGGAGGCAAGCAGGAGCGCCAGGAACAGCGGCTGCGCCAGCCCCCCGGCGACCTGAATGGCCCGCCTGGGCGGCAGCTTCTCTTCCTCAAACCCCCTCATCCTCCTCAGGGCGGCAGCGGCCATAAACGTCTCGGCTGGGAGCCTGCGCGGTTGCTAGGCTCTACGTCATGACGTCAGACACTGCGTAAGACATCACGGCCCTAGGCGTCTACGTCCCAGCGTGAGGGCGTCGCAGCCGGGAACCGGGAGCTGGGTGGAAGCGGAAATGAGGAAGACGGGTAGCTGGAGTTGCGGCAGAGGGGaataacccccacccccaaccccaccaggCCAAACTCAGCTCGGAGCTAAGGATGTACTGTGTGAGGTGTGAAGACGACCAGAGCCCACCCTCCTTCGCACGTAATTGGCTACTATACAGCTAATAACGGGGTGGCGGGGGgcgggaagtaattagatttatttttttaatgaaggtattgGGAATTGCACCCAGGACCTGATGCTAGGCGTGCGTTCTGCCACTGAACCATACCCTCCTCCCAGGTGATAAcagtgttttaaaacatttttagaagaaatatCCAACTGTGTATAGTAG from Camelus bactrianus isolate YW-2024 breed Bactrian camel chromosome 3, ASM4877302v1, whole genome shotgun sequence includes the following:
- the C3H5orf15 gene encoding keratinocyte-associated transmembrane protein 2 — protein: MAAAALRRMRGFEEEKLPPRRAIQVAGGLAQPLFLALLLASAATSSAGSQTDWLNQTVLKQDVSATSMNTLTHENQTKPSISQISTTLPPTTSTEKSGVASVSPHPSPTTSLSQEEADNNEDPNIEEEDLLTLNSSPSTAKETLDNVDYGEPDYDWTTSPRDDESNEALEENRGYMEIEQSVRSFKNPPSNIEEEDSHFFFHLIIFAFCIAVVYITYHNKRKIFLLVQSRKWRDGFCSKTVEYHRLDQNVNEAMPSLKITNDYIF